A stretch of Candidatus Baltobacteraceae bacterium DNA encodes these proteins:
- a CDS encoding methyl-accepting chemotaxis protein, whose product MTAFGLVVLVMIAMVPVMLWALNGISNQAEVLNSRVIAGQEAYSKVASDADSLRAATLEAATASDPAAAAKQLALSNTLVTQFPEDARKMVKIFCPTSTASKSGADMTTSACAGNSDEIAKQIGPLVDAFSSSASAYDFQALSAVSLLQNGKSKAALAQINGPSGAAYEKQSSDGQAMLNALTTLANDRYSKLLAARTTSLYTLLGGLLVAIILIVLFYSWLRSIVLRSIGRCVEIFESMGTGDLSQRINWHGQDLLGRLGQAIDEFSDRISSMIGRIQRASLTVQTKSEHSSKLALQVDSRMKEELVALVEARQYSNSVAGAGGTVADNAEALARRVSDISSAVAQMTASIQEMDQNLLNLATVVEQAVANTQEMSASIVQVAGNAERVRSESNVTDQQVREGRNEVLALSKGMGSISDTVADVVTEMQSLDGASRQIGEILGLIEEIADQTNLLALNAAIEAARAGEHGRGFAVVADEVRKLAENSASSTKQIGQLVADIQRRTSAVLERTARANNLVQNNAESARNVTQMIETISTRVTEVAQLVSDISIATTEQARASEELAKASEQMGAMTHEAAATMREQAVTSNQILESVSEIENRTAQVARASTEQQTSVQAVGDRIEKQQDLVGENALAVGTMATSAEEVQSEASELRELVGQFQTGQLAFEDGAAPRPSALEDPGALALSS is encoded by the coding sequence TTGACGGCCTTTGGCTTGGTGGTCCTCGTGATGATCGCCATGGTCCCGGTCATGCTCTGGGCCTTGAACGGGATCTCTAACCAGGCAGAGGTGCTCAACTCGCGAGTTATCGCGGGCCAAGAGGCCTATTCCAAGGTCGCCTCCGACGCCGACAGCCTGCGGGCTGCCACGCTCGAAGCCGCGACCGCATCCGATCCGGCTGCCGCCGCCAAGCAGCTCGCCCTCTCCAACACCCTGGTCACACAGTTCCCGGAAGACGCGCGCAAGATGGTCAAGATCTTCTGTCCGACCAGCACCGCCAGCAAAAGCGGAGCGGACATGACGACCTCGGCGTGCGCCGGCAACAGCGACGAGATCGCCAAACAGATCGGCCCGCTCGTCGACGCGTTCAGCTCGAGCGCGAGCGCGTACGATTTCCAAGCGCTCTCGGCCGTGAGCCTGTTGCAGAACGGCAAGAGCAAAGCCGCGCTCGCGCAGATCAACGGCCCCTCCGGCGCCGCCTACGAAAAGCAGAGCAGCGATGGGCAAGCGATGCTCAACGCGCTCACTACGCTCGCGAACGATCGCTACAGTAAGCTGCTCGCCGCACGAACCACGAGCCTGTACACCCTCCTGGGCGGGCTGCTGGTCGCGATCATCCTCATCGTGCTCTTCTACAGCTGGCTACGCAGCATCGTCTTGCGCAGCATCGGCCGCTGCGTCGAAATTTTCGAATCGATGGGTACCGGCGATCTCTCGCAGCGCATCAACTGGCATGGCCAGGATCTGCTCGGCCGGCTCGGCCAAGCGATCGACGAGTTCTCCGACCGCATCTCGTCGATGATCGGCCGAATCCAGCGAGCCTCGCTTACCGTGCAGACCAAATCCGAACACAGCAGCAAGCTCGCGCTGCAGGTCGACAGCCGTATGAAGGAAGAGCTGGTCGCGCTGGTCGAGGCGCGCCAGTATTCCAACAGCGTCGCGGGCGCGGGCGGCACTGTCGCCGACAACGCCGAGGCCCTTGCGCGGCGGGTGTCCGATATTTCGAGCGCGGTCGCGCAGATGACCGCGTCGATTCAAGAGATGGATCAAAATCTCTTGAATCTCGCGACCGTAGTCGAACAAGCCGTGGCCAACACGCAGGAAATGTCGGCGTCGATCGTGCAGGTCGCCGGCAACGCCGAGCGCGTGCGCTCGGAATCGAACGTGACCGACCAGCAGGTGCGCGAAGGCCGCAACGAAGTGCTCGCGCTCTCCAAGGGCATGGGCTCGATCAGCGACACGGTCGCCGACGTCGTGACCGAAATGCAGAGCCTCGACGGCGCATCGCGGCAGATCGGTGAGATCCTCGGCTTGATCGAAGAGATCGCGGACCAGACGAACCTGCTCGCGCTCAACGCCGCGATCGAAGCGGCACGCGCCGGCGAACACGGCCGCGGCTTCGCGGTCGTCGCCGACGAAGTGCGCAAGCTGGCCGAGAACTCCGCCAGCTCGACCAAACAGATCGGGCAACTCGTCGCCGATATCCAGCGCCGCACCTCGGCCGTACTCGAGCGCACCGCTCGCGCAAACAACCTCGTGCAGAACAACGCCGAGTCGGCGCGCAACGTCACGCAGATGATCGAGACGATCAGCACGCGCGTTACCGAAGTCGCGCAACTGGTCAGCGACATCAGCATCGCAACCACCGAGCAGGCGCGAGCGTCCGAAGAACTCGCAAAAGCGAGCGAGCAAATGGGGGCGATGACCCACGAAGCCGCCGCGACGATGCGCGAGCAGGCCGTCACGTCCAACCAGATTCTCGAGAGCGTCTCCGAGATCGAAAACCGCACGGCCCAAGTGGCGCGGGCCTCGACCGAGCAGCAGACTTCGGTTCAGGCCGTGGGCGACCGCATCGAGAAACAGCAGGATCTGGTCGGTGAGAACGCCCTGGCGGTCGGCACCATGGCGACCAGCGCGGAAGAGGTGCAGTCCGAGGCCAGCGAGCTGCGCGAACTGGTGGGTCAGTTCCAAACCGGCCAGTTGGCCTTTGAAGACGGGGCAGCCCCGCGTCCTTCGGCCCTGGAAGACCCGGGCGCACTTGCGCTATCATCTTAG
- the ftsA gene encoding cell division protein FtsA: protein MKHETVCGLDIGTTKTCAVVAVEGPSGLEIVGVGEAPSLGMRKGVVIDLEETIKSIEAATERAERMAGVHIADVYVGITGDHIRSTNNRAVVATTSDDREVSNADVRRVIDASKIINLPADRQIIHALPRYFTVDGQEGVEDPIGMAGGRLEVDTHIITGGSSFITNVLKCVHRAGLEAAGLVFEPLASSASTLLPEEKQVGVVLLDIGGGTTDIAVYSLGSAIFTSTIPVGGNILTSDISLGLKTSLAQAEEVKKQYGAGVAEDGEQTFAVYGLDGRTNKEFTTAQLRAIVVPRVLETLRMAKQKIIENVPRDLVLGEVVITGGGALLPGLAPISEDVFGLPTRVGSPTTLTGLTDAMSQPQYATAIGLVLFGHNGEMEEGNGVRRGGGSIVTKVRRWFSDLWN from the coding sequence ATGAAGCACGAGACCGTTTGCGGGCTCGATATCGGGACGACCAAGACCTGCGCGGTCGTCGCCGTGGAAGGCCCCAGCGGCTTGGAGATCGTCGGGGTCGGCGAAGCCCCGTCGCTGGGGATGCGCAAAGGCGTGGTGATCGACCTCGAGGAGACGATCAAGTCGATCGAAGCGGCCACCGAACGTGCCGAGCGGATGGCGGGAGTCCACATCGCCGACGTGTACGTCGGGATCACCGGCGACCACATCCGCAGTACCAACAATCGCGCCGTCGTCGCGACGACGAGCGACGATCGCGAAGTGAGCAACGCCGACGTGCGCCGCGTGATCGACGCGAGCAAGATCATCAATCTTCCCGCCGATCGTCAAATCATTCACGCGCTGCCGCGCTACTTCACCGTCGACGGACAAGAAGGCGTGGAAGATCCGATCGGGATGGCCGGCGGACGTTTGGAAGTCGACACGCACATCATCACCGGCGGTTCGAGTTTCATCACCAACGTGCTAAAGTGCGTGCACCGTGCCGGTTTGGAAGCGGCGGGCCTCGTGTTCGAACCGCTCGCCAGCTCCGCCTCGACCCTGCTGCCGGAAGAAAAACAAGTCGGCGTCGTGCTGCTGGATATCGGCGGCGGTACGACCGACATCGCGGTCTACTCGCTCGGGAGCGCGATCTTTACGTCGACCATTCCGGTGGGCGGGAACATTCTCACCAGCGACATTTCGCTCGGGTTGAAGACCTCGCTCGCGCAAGCCGAAGAGGTGAAGAAGCAGTACGGCGCGGGCGTGGCCGAGGACGGCGAGCAAACCTTCGCGGTGTACGGATTGGACGGCCGCACGAACAAGGAATTCACGACCGCGCAATTGCGCGCGATCGTCGTTCCGCGCGTGCTGGAAACGCTGCGCATGGCCAAGCAAAAGATCATCGAGAACGTGCCGCGTGATTTGGTGCTGGGCGAAGTGGTGATCACCGGCGGAGGCGCCCTCTTGCCGGGCCTGGCGCCGATCTCCGAGGACGTGTTCGGATTGCCGACGCGGGTCGGTTCGCCGACGACGCTCACCGGTCTCACCGACGCAATGAGCCAGCCGCAGTACGCCACCGCGATCGGCTTGGTGCTCTTCGGTCATAACGGCGAGATGGAAGAAGGCAACGGCGTGCGGCGCGGCGGCGGATCGATCGTAACGAAAGTCCGGCGATGGTTTTCAGATCTTTGGAATTGA
- the ftsZ gene encoding cell division protein FtsZ, producing the protein MADARRFQPEHAAAIKVIGVGGGGCNAVNRMIEAGLTGVEFYAVNSDVQALRSARTENTVHIGGGQTRGLGAGANPVLGREAAEASREDLAMILDGSDLVFITAGMGGGTGSGAAPVIAELARDSGALTIAVVTKPFAFEGRKRMQTAEHAIAELEAKVDTLITIPNERILQVIEKRTPLNEAFAYADDVLRQGIQGISDLITQPGLINLDFADVKTIMSDAGSAMMGIGEGSGEHRAADAAQKAIASPLLETTIEGARGVIFNITGGADMAMYEVNEAAEMISRAVDSDAQIIFGASVDPSMAGKVRVTVLAAGFGAPRAYRPSAGHAFESGKLDAVTPVNMDDIEVPAFLRYRG; encoded by the coding sequence ATGGCAGATGCACGTCGCTTTCAACCCGAACATGCCGCGGCGATCAAGGTAATCGGCGTCGGCGGCGGCGGCTGCAATGCCGTCAATCGCATGATCGAGGCGGGCCTCACCGGTGTCGAGTTCTACGCGGTGAATTCCGACGTGCAGGCGCTGCGCAGCGCGCGCACCGAGAACACCGTGCATATCGGCGGCGGCCAGACGCGCGGCCTGGGCGCCGGTGCGAATCCGGTGCTGGGGCGTGAAGCGGCGGAAGCCTCGCGCGAAGATCTGGCGATGATCCTCGACGGCTCGGATCTGGTGTTCATCACCGCCGGCATGGGCGGCGGCACGGGCAGCGGTGCGGCGCCGGTGATCGCCGAGCTTGCGCGCGATTCCGGCGCGCTCACGATCGCGGTCGTCACCAAACCGTTCGCGTTCGAAGGACGCAAGCGCATGCAAACCGCCGAGCACGCGATCGCCGAACTCGAGGCGAAGGTCGACACCTTGATCACGATTCCGAACGAGCGCATTCTCCAGGTGATCGAGAAACGCACGCCGCTCAATGAGGCCTTCGCCTACGCGGACGACGTCCTGCGCCAAGGAATTCAAGGCATCAGCGATCTGATCACGCAGCCCGGGTTGATCAATCTGGATTTCGCCGACGTGAAGACGATCATGAGCGATGCGGGCAGTGCGATGATGGGCATCGGCGAAGGCTCGGGCGAGCACCGCGCCGCCGACGCCGCGCAGAAGGCCATCGCCTCGCCGCTGCTGGAAACGACGATCGAAGGCGCGCGCGGCGTGATCTTCAACATCACCGGCGGCGCCGACATGGCGATGTACGAGGTGAACGAGGCGGCGGAAATGATCAGCCGCGCGGTCGACTCGGACGCGCAGATCATCTTCGGCGCTTCGGTCGATCCGTCGATGGCCGGCAAGGTGCGCGTGACGGTCTTGGCCGCCGGGTTCGGCGCACCGCGCGCCTATCGTCCCTCGGCCGGACACGCGTTCGAGAGCGGCAAGCTCGACGCCGTGACGCCGGTGAACATGGACGACATCGAAGTGCCCGCGTTCTTGCGGTATCGCGGCTAG
- a CDS encoding FAD-dependent thymidylate synthase produces MDDQGFAARVLADSVSPAGIRLTTLEVRFPRFILAEFNTHRVFSRNSASSRAIPTKKLIERVLENPALPVEWGVNKPGMSASEALTTEQTEEAKAEWLRARDSAVEHVRKLQAFNVHKQVINRPLEPFMWHAVIVTATEWKNFFALRLAPNAQPEIRVAAQHMRAAMDASEPTPVAPGEWHLPLVQDDERGLPIEELKKISAARCARVSYLTHEGKRDIERDIELCRRLWTDRHLSPFEHVATPAGDAGFHANFRGWAQMRAEIEAMGAHPVE; encoded by the coding sequence GTGGACGACCAGGGCTTTGCCGCCCGGGTGCTGGCCGATTCGGTCAGCCCCGCGGGCATCCGTTTGACGACGCTCGAAGTGCGTTTCCCGCGCTTCATCCTCGCGGAATTCAACACGCATCGCGTCTTTTCACGGAATAGCGCGAGCAGCAGAGCAATACCGACGAAGAAGCTCATCGAACGCGTGCTTGAAAATCCCGCGTTGCCGGTGGAATGGGGCGTCAACAAGCCGGGTATGTCGGCGAGTGAAGCGCTGACGACGGAACAAACGGAAGAAGCGAAAGCGGAATGGCTCCGCGCGCGCGACAGCGCGGTGGAACACGTTCGCAAGCTGCAGGCATTCAACGTCCATAAACAAGTGATCAATCGGCCGCTGGAGCCGTTCATGTGGCACGCGGTGATCGTCACCGCGACGGAGTGGAAGAATTTCTTCGCCCTTCGGCTGGCGCCGAACGCGCAGCCGGAGATTCGCGTCGCCGCGCAGCACATGCGGGCGGCAATGGATGCGTCGGAACCAACGCCGGTCGCGCCCGGTGAGTGGCATCTTCCCCTCGTGCAAGACGACGAACGCGGGTTGCCGATCGAGGAGTTGAAGAAGATCAGCGCCGCACGATGCGCGCGCGTTTCGTACCTGACGCACGAGGGCAAGCGCGACATCGAACGCGATATCGAGCTGTGCCGACGATTGTGGACGGATCGGCACCTGAGCCCGTTCGAGCACGTGGCGACGCCGGCCGGCGATGCGGGCTTTCACGCGAATTTTCGCGGCTGGGCGCAAATGCGCGCGGAGATCGAGGCGATGGGGGCGCATCCCGTAGAATAA
- a CDS encoding response regulator produces the protein MLALQPLELYVLDADVAALEPLLATLGGEPRLQLLVALAWHLRQRDSRRAFALTNEAEELLETLERQASRTVSARLALVRAETGALLGRLDEAQSFVAAARNAFHEAGDLSGEGDAFMAERIVAHARGNMDRAIGACEDACDRYTRAGDRLRLAFADAWLTFYLAFREPDAMAAKIAGLRATDAEHPGIEALRAATEGVLAARDGDVARSAARHIQASHAARGSGLVRHAIISALNAAGKFRELGDYDGASELIESALGPARTARWPALVGLCLMRLGELLLDLGQVERSREALEEAVACFEPFPGGANKGSAYAALGEALLAQGDAEGALRQLGAAAKLFYEEGHVEGLIGAYVAEARALSLAGRPAEALERIRETERMVAETRIETQTIGIPSALAEIYQRHDLPAPDGMTTPSARIHYLEHVLALGQAMHKWVAPSTLLAQLSEAWEAVGDERRALDFLRRAFDAQKEESNRRATARAITVESRHEAARSRIENAELQRVREDLARALDQAVEAVQLKSEFVATMSHEIRTPMNGIIGMCDLLMTSKLSPEQREYGTTIRDSAYALLAIINDILDFSKIEAGKLDLEVIPFEPVRVIEGVADLLAAQAHAKQLSLMTYIDPAIPSRLLGDPGRLRQVLVNLLSNALKFTEAGGIWILATLVERTAGESYVQVAISDTGIGMSPAVLARLFQAFTQGDASVTRRFGGTGLGLTISKRLVELMGGEISVESREGSGSTFSFTARFQNTSEDGLAAPEPRSLRGLHAFVVDDDPDARAILTRQLASWDVVVTAFASPTQALSALREIAERFDFALVDLRMPAIDGFEFGRRVHAEPHLANLSMIMISAHDDGQTGKNAIAAGFSAFLAKPIRQSQLLDCIIEVLDVKGEIAPAPAAAPEPAGETRRKGRVLVADDNEVNQLVTRKQLEKLCSGEIVIVSNGQAAVDAVAHEEFAIVFMDCQMPVMDGFAATRAIRKSEAPTGRRVPIVALTANALEGDRDACLSAGMDDYLSKPILMTELRGIVERWLPEHTRAVGAEPPN, from the coding sequence ATGCTCGCCCTCCAGCCCCTGGAATTATATGTGCTCGACGCCGACGTCGCGGCGCTGGAGCCCTTGCTCGCAACGCTCGGCGGCGAGCCGCGCCTGCAACTATTGGTCGCGTTGGCGTGGCATTTGCGCCAGCGAGATAGCCGGCGAGCGTTTGCTTTGACGAACGAGGCCGAGGAACTGCTTGAAACGCTCGAACGGCAAGCGAGCAGGACGGTGTCGGCGCGGCTGGCGCTAGTGCGGGCCGAGACGGGCGCTCTGCTCGGCAGGCTCGACGAAGCGCAATCGTTCGTCGCCGCGGCGCGCAACGCGTTCCACGAGGCCGGCGACCTCTCGGGCGAGGGCGATGCGTTCATGGCCGAGCGGATCGTTGCGCACGCCCGCGGCAATATGGATCGCGCGATCGGCGCGTGCGAAGATGCGTGCGATCGCTACACGCGCGCGGGCGACCGGCTGCGGCTGGCCTTTGCCGATGCGTGGCTCACGTTTTATCTCGCCTTTCGCGAGCCGGATGCAATGGCCGCGAAGATCGCCGGATTACGCGCGACGGACGCGGAGCATCCGGGTATCGAGGCGTTGCGCGCGGCGACGGAAGGCGTGCTGGCCGCGCGCGACGGCGACGTTGCGCGCTCGGCGGCGCGGCATATCCAAGCCTCGCACGCGGCGCGCGGATCGGGTTTGGTTCGGCATGCAATCATTTCGGCGCTCAACGCCGCCGGCAAATTTCGCGAACTCGGCGACTACGACGGAGCCTCGGAACTGATCGAAAGCGCGCTTGGCCCGGCGCGCACGGCGCGCTGGCCCGCGCTGGTGGGATTATGTCTGATGCGCCTGGGCGAGTTGCTGCTCGATCTCGGACAGGTCGAGCGCAGTCGTGAAGCGCTCGAAGAAGCCGTCGCGTGTTTCGAACCGTTCCCCGGCGGCGCCAATAAAGGGTCGGCGTATGCGGCGCTCGGGGAGGCGCTGCTCGCGCAAGGCGACGCGGAGGGAGCGCTGCGGCAACTCGGTGCCGCCGCGAAGCTCTTCTACGAAGAAGGTCACGTCGAGGGGCTAATCGGCGCCTACGTCGCGGAGGCGCGCGCGCTCTCGCTGGCCGGTCGACCGGCCGAAGCGCTCGAGCGCATCCGCGAAACGGAGCGGATGGTCGCCGAAACGCGTATCGAGACGCAAACGATCGGGATTCCCTCCGCCTTGGCCGAGATCTATCAACGGCACGACTTGCCTGCGCCCGACGGCATGACCACGCCGAGCGCGCGGATTCACTACCTCGAGCACGTTCTCGCGCTCGGTCAAGCCATGCATAAGTGGGTCGCGCCCTCGACGCTGCTCGCGCAGCTTTCGGAGGCGTGGGAAGCGGTGGGCGACGAGCGGCGCGCGCTCGATTTTCTGCGCCGCGCGTTTGACGCACAAAAAGAAGAGAGCAATCGCCGCGCAACCGCCCGCGCGATCACGGTTGAGAGCCGGCACGAGGCGGCGCGCTCGCGCATCGAAAATGCCGAATTGCAGCGCGTGCGCGAGGATCTGGCGCGCGCACTCGATCAAGCCGTGGAGGCCGTGCAGCTCAAGAGTGAGTTCGTGGCGACGATGAGCCACGAGATTCGCACGCCGATGAACGGCATCATCGGGATGTGCGATCTGCTGATGACCTCGAAGCTCTCGCCCGAGCAGCGTGAGTATGGAACGACGATTCGCGACTCGGCGTACGCGCTGCTGGCGATCATCAACGACATCCTCGACTTCTCGAAGATCGAAGCCGGCAAGCTGGACCTCGAGGTGATCCCGTTCGAACCGGTCCGCGTGATCGAAGGCGTGGCCGACTTGCTCGCGGCGCAGGCGCATGCAAAGCAGCTCTCGCTCATGACCTACATCGATCCGGCTATTCCGAGCCGGCTGTTGGGCGATCCGGGACGGCTGCGCCAGGTGCTCGTCAATCTGCTCAGCAACGCGCTGAAGTTTACCGAGGCCGGCGGCATCTGGATTTTAGCCACGCTCGTCGAACGGACGGCCGGCGAATCGTACGTGCAAGTCGCGATTTCCGACACCGGAATCGGCATGTCGCCGGCGGTGCTGGCACGGCTATTTCAGGCGTTCACGCAGGGCGATGCCTCGGTGACTCGGCGCTTCGGCGGCACGGGTTTGGGCTTGACGATTTCGAAGCGCCTGGTGGAATTGATGGGCGGGGAGATAAGCGTCGAAAGCCGTGAGGGCAGCGGTTCGACCTTTAGCTTCACCGCTCGCTTCCAGAACACGAGCGAGGACGGGCTCGCAGCCCCGGAGCCGCGCAGCTTGCGGGGCTTGCACGCGTTCGTGGTCGATGACGATCCTGACGCACGCGCGATCTTGACCCGTCAACTCGCCTCGTGGGACGTCGTCGTGACCGCGTTTGCATCGCCCACGCAGGCGCTGAGCGCGCTGCGTGAAATCGCCGAGCGCTTCGATTTTGCGCTGGTCGATCTGCGCATGCCCGCGATCGACGGCTTCGAATTCGGCCGGCGCGTGCACGCGGAGCCGCACCTGGCCAACCTGTCGATGATCATGATCAGCGCGCACGACGACGGCCAGACCGGCAAAAACGCGATCGCCGCCGGTTTTTCGGCATTCCTCGCCAAGCCGATTCGGCAGTCGCAGCTGCTCGATTGCATCATCGAGGTGCTCGACGTCAAGGGCGAGATCGCGCCGGCACCTGCTGCTGCGCCGGAGCCCGCCGGCGAAACGCGCCGCAAGGGCCGCGTACTCGTGGCCGACGACAACGAAGTCAATCAGCTCGTGACGCGCAAGCAGCTCGAGAAACTGTGCTCGGGCGAGATCGTCATCGTCAGCAACGGTCAGGCGGCCGTCGACGCGGTAGCGCACGAAGAGTTCGCGATCGTCTTCATGGATTGCCAAATGCCGGTGATGGACGGCTTCGCGGCAACGCGCGCAATTCGCAAATCCGAAGCGCCGACCGGACGGCGCGTGCCGATCGTCGCGCTCACCGCCAATGCGCTCGAAGGCGACCGCGACGCGTGCCTGAGCGCCGGCATGGACGACTACCTTTCGAAACCGATTCTCATGACGGAACTGCGCGGCATCGTAGAGCGCTGGCTGCCGGAACACACGAGGGCCGTGGGAGCAGAGCCCCCCAATTAA
- a CDS encoding GspE/PulE family protein: MALSAGSRAGLLEEELPHSSPEALALIPRAMAVRYSVLASRLEGNELHIILPAPADESIVDRVQAVTGLRVVAVEAPREAVHNSIAGYYLQQAQSADDDAAVDPPAIRAVDRLHEHAIRVNASDIHLEPTRAGGRVRLRVDGILCESERMPLDLFYPMISRVKLLAAMNIAERRQPQDGRYTIERLGRSLDARVSSMPTISGEKLVIRLLDMQAQVPSLADLGMAPMMLARYRRVVHAAHGFVVVCGPTGSGKTTTLYASIAERNLDSQHICTVEDPIEVQMAGVAQVQVNPKAGVTFASALRALLRQDPNVIMLGEMRDNESASVAMSAALSGQLVMTTLHAGDAPRGVERLIELGLNRHTLAAGLSAIVAQRLVRRLCRKCRRSVIAVRGTAFEPRGCSQCGGSGYRGRIGIFEYLPATSAVRLAIAHGETTLELAHVASQAGYQPMTSQGLQLVLEGETSREELARVLGSGEGP, encoded by the coding sequence GTGGCTCTCTCCGCTGGGTCTCGGGCAGGTTTGCTCGAGGAGGAACTTCCCCATAGTTCGCCTGAGGCACTCGCGCTGATACCGCGGGCAATGGCCGTGCGATATTCGGTTCTTGCGAGTCGTCTCGAGGGCAACGAGCTTCACATCATTCTTCCTGCGCCGGCTGACGAGAGCATTGTTGATCGCGTTCAAGCCGTGACGGGACTGCGCGTGGTTGCCGTTGAGGCGCCGCGAGAAGCCGTTCACAACAGTATCGCCGGCTATTACTTGCAACAAGCGCAGTCTGCCGACGACGACGCAGCCGTCGACCCTCCCGCGATACGCGCGGTCGATCGGCTCCACGAACATGCGATCCGCGTGAACGCCTCCGATATCCACCTCGAGCCGACTCGAGCGGGGGGCCGAGTGCGACTGCGCGTCGACGGAATCTTGTGCGAAAGCGAACGGATGCCGCTCGATCTTTTTTATCCGATGATCTCCCGCGTGAAGCTTCTCGCCGCAATGAACATCGCCGAACGACGCCAACCGCAGGACGGGCGTTATACAATCGAGCGGCTCGGGCGGAGTCTGGACGCACGCGTTTCATCAATGCCGACGATTTCGGGCGAAAAGCTCGTCATTCGGTTGCTCGATATGCAAGCGCAAGTTCCAAGTCTGGCCGATCTGGGCATGGCTCCGATGATGCTCGCGCGCTATCGCCGGGTCGTACATGCCGCGCACGGGTTTGTCGTGGTATGCGGACCGACGGGCAGCGGAAAGACGACGACGCTTTATGCATCGATCGCAGAGCGAAACCTCGATAGCCAGCACATTTGCACGGTGGAGGATCCGATTGAAGTGCAGATGGCCGGAGTCGCTCAAGTACAGGTCAATCCCAAAGCAGGCGTGACCTTTGCATCCGCCCTGCGCGCCCTACTCCGGCAGGATCCAAACGTGATCATGCTCGGCGAGATGCGAGATAACGAGTCCGCGAGCGTCGCAATGTCGGCGGCCCTCTCGGGTCAATTGGTGATGACGACCTTGCACGCCGGCGACGCACCGCGCGGGGTTGAGCGGCTGATCGAGCTCGGACTCAACCGGCATACCTTGGCGGCGGGACTCTCCGCCATCGTCGCGCAGCGGCTGGTACGGCGACTCTGCCGCAAATGCCGGCGCTCGGTGATCGCGGTCCGCGGAACCGCGTTCGAGCCGCGCGGCTGCTCGCAGTGCGGCGGATCGGGGTACCGCGGACGAATTGGAATATTCGAATACCTGCCGGCGACAAGCGCGGTGCGGTTGGCGATCGCACATGGCGAAACAACGCTGGAACTTGCGCATGTCGCATCGCAGGCCGGCTACCAGCCGATGACGAGTCAGGGGCTGCAACTGGTTTTGGAGGGAGAGACCAGTCGTGAGGAGCTTGCCCGAGTTCTCGGATCCGGTGAAGGGCCGTGA
- a CDS encoding PilT/PilU family type 4a pilus ATPase, translating to MNATIPHIRLADVLHAARKHDASDVHFVPGLSPALRVDGDLQILPGSPLSSIDTSEIARSLFPPDAIARLESGSDVTTTHVSDDELILRAHGFRGSQGCTVAIRLLNRKIPSLESLHLPAAVAAVAERDRGLVIFAGPTGSGKSTSLAALIGQINATSARRVITIEDPVEYRHESKRSLITQREVGRDTSSLAAALLGALRADPDVIVVGEMRDGATMRAALTAAETGHFVLTTVHTGSATQTVERIVDAFAGSEQAHVRSQLAQSLTAVVCQRLLPRKHRPGRRAAVEILLVNDAVRSMIRESRTHLIHNAMTTGRQAGMQTLEHHIDELVSNNEISQEDGRRVIEGVE from the coding sequence GTGAACGCGACAATCCCTCACATTCGTCTTGCAGATGTTCTGCACGCTGCGCGCAAGCACGACGCATCGGACGTGCATTTCGTACCCGGACTCTCTCCGGCGTTGCGAGTCGACGGCGACCTGCAGATTCTCCCGGGCTCCCCGCTCTCGAGCATCGATACGAGCGAGATTGCGCGATCGCTCTTCCCGCCGGACGCGATTGCGCGGCTTGAGTCCGGCAGTGACGTAACGACGACGCATGTGAGCGACGACGAATTGATTCTGCGAGCCCATGGGTTCCGCGGATCGCAAGGCTGCACGGTCGCGATCCGGCTATTGAATCGGAAAATCCCAAGCCTGGAGTCCTTACACCTGCCAGCGGCGGTAGCGGCGGTGGCGGAGCGCGATCGAGGTCTCGTAATCTTCGCGGGGCCGACGGGAAGCGGCAAATCCACCTCGCTCGCCGCGCTCATCGGACAGATAAACGCGACGTCGGCGCGGCGCGTGATCACGATCGAGGATCCCGTCGAATATCGTCACGAGAGCAAACGTTCGTTGATTACGCAGCGAGAAGTTGGTCGCGACACGTCGTCGCTTGCGGCGGCGCTCCTGGGGGCACTCCGGGCCGATCCCGACGTCATTGTGGTCGGAGAAATGCGCGATGGTGCGACGATGCGCGCGGCTCTCACCGCGGCGGAAACCGGACACTTCGTGTTGACCACGGTACACACGGGATCGGCGACGCAAACGGTTGAGCGGATCGTCGACGCATTCGCCGGATCGGAACAGGCGCATGTCCGCTCACAGCTTGCCCAGAGTTTGACGGCCGTTGTATGCCAGCGTCTTCTGCCCCGCAAGCATCGGCCGGGGCGGCGAGCCGCGGTCGAGATTCTGCTCGTGAACGATGCGGTTCGCAGCATGATCCGAGAGTCGCGCACGCATCTGATCCATAACGCGATGACGACGGGAAGACAAGCCGGAATGCAAACACTCGAACACCACATCGATGAGCTGGTATCGAACAATGAGATCTCGCAAGAAGACGGCCGGCGCGTGATCGAGGGGGTCGAATAG